A window of the Candidatus Omnitrophota bacterium genome harbors these coding sequences:
- a CDS encoding N-acetylneuraminate synthase — MNKNKPYIIAETAYNHEGDFRYLRDMTDKIANLKVQAIKYHLMLKLESYMQEKHPAMKLLKTWLFSKKQWRELIDRAKGKKLDVIALCDDVESIKFIQRVYPDIKAIELHAVSLNDYFMLKESAAFKGTIILGVGGSTLDEIEYAVNFLREKGKRDILLMYGFQNYPTNYSEINLSKILKLKKLFDLPVGYADHTAFNDRYNEEVSCMAGMMGINILEKHFTLAEGKKRIDFEAAVGEDKMLKIKNLLSTVLSVYGSGSMKMSAAELKYGQTGPMKKAIVAERDIRKGEKLSLSNLCFKRTREISPVQQKEFVSLIGLHAGQNIKKDEIITFDKLKYKFGKTK, encoded by the coding sequence ATGAACAAAAACAAGCCGTATATAATTGCTGAAACAGCGTATAATCATGAAGGTGATTTCCGCTACTTACGTGATATGACGGATAAAATTGCCAATTTGAAAGTTCAGGCGATTAAATATCATTTGATGTTGAAACTGGAAAGCTATATGCAGGAAAAGCATCCGGCTATGAAGTTATTGAAAACCTGGCTTTTTTCCAAAAAGCAATGGCGCGAGCTTATAGACAGGGCTAAAGGTAAAAAACTGGATGTTATCGCGTTATGCGACGACGTGGAAAGCATAAAGTTCATACAAAGGGTATATCCTGATATCAAGGCGATTGAGCTTCACGCCGTGAGTTTGAACGATTATTTTATGCTTAAAGAATCCGCGGCTTTCAAAGGCACGATTATTTTGGGTGTGGGTGGCTCGACGCTTGATGAAATAGAGTATGCAGTTAATTTTTTGAGGGAAAAAGGCAAAAGAGATATTTTGTTAATGTATGGTTTTCAAAATTATCCAACGAATTATTCCGAAATTAATTTGTCAAAAATATTGAAGTTGAAAAAACTATTTGATTTGCCTGTTGGATATGCCGATCATACCGCGTTTAATGATAGGTATAACGAAGAGGTTAGCTGTATGGCGGGCATGATGGGAATCAACATACTTGAAAAACATTTTACTCTTGCTGAGGGTAAAAAGAGAATAGATTTTGAAGCGGCGGTCGGCGAAGACAAAATGTTAAAAATAAAGAATCTTTTATCCACAGTACTATCAGTATACGGTTCGGGCAGTATGAAAATGTCGGCCGCTGAATTGAAATATGGTCAAACTGGACCAATGAAAAAAGCTATTGTCGCCGAACGAGATATCAGAAAAGGTGAAAAACTGAGTTTGAGTAATCTGTGCTTTAAGAGGACGCGGGAAATATCTCCGGTGCAACAGAAAGAATTCGTATCTTTGATTGGCTTGCATGCCGGTCAAAATATAAAGAAAGACGAAATAATAACTTTTGATAAGTTGAAATATAAGTTTGGTAAAACAAAATGA
- a CDS encoding NAD-dependent epimerase/dehydratase family protein — protein sequence MNEIKKYFEGKNIFVSGGTGSIGSGIVKQLLEYNVETIRVFSNDENSHFKLQQRFRNHPKLRYLIGDVRDRIRLKKAVEGVDIIFHAAALKHVPFCEYNPFEAVNINVLGTQNLIDAALEANVDKMVTISTDKAASPTNVMGSTKLLAERLTSSADYYKGYKKTVFCSVRFGNVLASRGSVIPIFMDQIKAGGPVTVTDMNTTRFIMSISRAVELVIKATVHSFGGEIFIFKMQALKIGELASVMIDKYAVEHKHNKDDIKLKKIGSRDGEKLYEELMTPEESKNAYETGEMFILMPSQIVNKKYKAYKKSRAKYKNYKKAKIQKYSSDQAELLSKKRIDELLEDGI from the coding sequence ATGAATGAAATTAAAAAATATTTTGAAGGTAAAAATATTTTTGTTTCAGGCGGCACGGGCTCGATAGGTTCAGGTATTGTGAAACAGTTGTTGGAATATAACGTGGAAACAATACGGGTATTCAGCAATGATGAAAACAGCCACTTTAAGCTGCAGCAGCGGTTTAGAAATCATCCAAAACTTAGATATTTGATTGGTGATGTAAGAGATAGGATAAGGCTAAAAAAGGCTGTAGAAGGCGTGGATATAATTTTTCATGCCGCCGCTTTGAAACATGTCCCATTTTGCGAGTATAACCCGTTTGAGGCGGTGAATATCAATGTATTAGGGACTCAAAACTTAATAGATGCCGCATTGGAGGCAAATGTGGACAAAATGGTGACTATCAGTACGGATAAAGCGGCGAGTCCCACTAATGTGATGGGTTCTACTAAATTGTTAGCTGAACGGCTTACCAGTTCGGCGGATTATTATAAGGGCTATAAAAAAACAGTGTTCTGTAGTGTCAGATTTGGAAATGTTCTGGCGTCCCGCGGTTCTGTTATCCCCATATTTATGGATCAGATAAAAGCAGGTGGCCCCGTCACTGTAACAGATATGAATACGACGCGTTTCATTATGAGTATTTCACGTGCTGTTGAATTGGTCATAAAGGCAACAGTCCACTCCTTCGGCGGTGAAATATTTATCTTCAAAATGCAGGCATTAAAAATAGGTGAATTGGCTTCAGTGATGATTGATAAATATGCGGTTGAGCACAAACATAATAAGGATGATATTAAACTAAAAAAAATAGGTTCCCGCGATGGTGAAAAACTTTATGAAGAACTCATGACTCCGGAAGAATCGAAAAACGCATATGAGACCGGTGAAATGTTTATTCTTATGCCGTCTCAGATAGTCAATAAAAAATACAAGGCATATAAAAAGAGCAGGGCAAAATATAAAAATTACAAAAAGGCAAAAATTCAAAAGTATTCTTCGGATCAGGCTGAATTGCTGTCAAAAAAGCGAATTGATGAATTGCTGGAGGATGGAATATAA
- a CDS encoding DegT/DnrJ/EryC1/StrS family aminotransferase, translated as MNIPLSSPDITAKEINAVIAVLKTPHLSLGPKLSEFEQKFAEYIDVKYAIAVNSGTSALHLCVKALGIKDGDEVITTPFSFISSANCMLFERATPVFVDIREDNFNIDESKIEKAITKKTKAILPVHIFGYPCEMDKIRKIAKKYKLAVIEDACEAIGAKYKGKSIGRFGDCGVFAFYPNKQITTGEGGMIVTNNSQIASICRSLRNQGRDHGMAWLAHTRIGYNYRISDINCALGIAQLSRINEILCKRKKIQEMYNKKLGGIDDIILPAHDDLGITRSYFVYVIRLKEYFSQKQRDNIIVKLKEYGIACNSYFPAIHFQPFYTKTFGYKKGDFPVTEKISGLTIALPFFNNISDKQVDFIVKKLKKVIREVKK; from the coding sequence ATGAATATCCCTTTGTCCAGTCCCGATATTACGGCAAAAGAAATAAATGCTGTGATTGCTGTATTGAAAACGCCGCATTTAAGTTTGGGCCCTAAACTTTCAGAATTCGAGCAGAAGTTTGCTGAATACATAGACGTGAAATATGCGATAGCTGTGAATAGCGGAACTTCAGCGCTGCATCTGTGCGTCAAGGCCTTAGGGATTAAAGACGGAGATGAAGTTATCACAACCCCATTCAGTTTTATCTCTTCAGCCAATTGTATGTTATTTGAACGTGCCACGCCTGTTTTTGTTGATATACGCGAAGATAATTTTAATATTGATGAATCAAAAATAGAAAAAGCAATAACAAAGAAGACGAAGGCTATTTTGCCTGTGCATATATTCGGATATCCGTGTGAAATGGATAAAATTAGAAAAATCGCGAAAAAATACAAATTAGCGGTTATTGAAGACGCTTGTGAGGCAATTGGCGCAAAATATAAAGGGAAAAGCATTGGCCGTTTTGGCGATTGCGGGGTATTCGCATTTTATCCTAATAAGCAGATTACCACCGGCGAGGGCGGGATGATTGTCACGAATAACAGTCAAATTGCATCAATTTGCCGAAGCTTGAGAAACCAGGGAAGGGATCATGGCATGGCGTGGCTGGCGCACACGCGGATCGGCTATAATTATAGAATTAGCGATATCAATTGTGCATTAGGAATAGCACAATTATCGAGGATTAATGAAATTTTATGCAAAAGAAAAAAAATACAGGAAATGTATAATAAGAAGTTGGGTGGCATCGATGATATAATCCTTCCCGCTCATGATGATCTCGGGATAACGAGGAGTTATTTTGTGTATGTTATTCGATTAAAGGAATATTTTTCCCAAAAGCAACGGGATAATATCATTGTTAAATTAAAAGAATATGGTATTGCTTGCAATAGTTATTTTCCGGCAATTCATTTTCAACCGTTTTACACGAAAACTTTCGGATATAAAAAAGGCGATTTCCCTGTGACGGAAAAGATTTCCGGTCTAACTATAGCATTGCCATTTTTTAATAACATATCGGACAAACAGGTAGATTTTATTGTGAAAAAGTTAAAAAAAGTAATAAGAGAGGTAAAAAAATGA
- a CDS encoding acyltransferase, producing the protein MREGFKNWKFPVIKDGKMTKYNWVVQNKKNFKLGKYTDIGAFTYINAKYGVIIEDDVQIGSHCSVYSVSTIDNKKGKVIIKKGARIGSHSTIMPGVTIGKNTIIGAHSFVNRTVPEDVIAFGVPVTIRVKKKNKI; encoded by the coding sequence ATGAGAGAAGGATTTAAAAATTGGAAATTTCCGGTGATTAAAGACGGCAAGATGACTAAATATAACTGGGTTGTTCAAAATAAAAAGAATTTTAAATTAGGCAAATATACGGATATAGGAGCATTCACTTACATTAACGCTAAATACGGGGTTATAATTGAGGACGATGTGCAGATAGGTTCTCACTGTTCGGTATATTCTGTCTCTACCATTGATAATAAAAAGGGCAAAGTAATAATAAAAAAAGGTGCGCGCATAGGCAGTCATTCTACCATTATGCCGGGCGTTACAATAGGTAAGAATACTATTATTGGAGCCCATAGTTTTGTAAATCGTACAGTCCCGGAAGATGTTATTGCTTTTGGCGTGCCTGTAACAATCCGCGTGAAGAAAAAAAATAAAATATGA
- the neuC gene encoding UDP-N-acetylglucosamine 2-epimerase (hydrolyzing) produces MKKKICVVTGTRADYGIYYPVLSKIKNDRDLQLSIVATGMHLMKEFGYTVKDIEEDGFKVNSRVDISYSKDTGEAMAYSVGQAVGKFAHVFNRIKPDIVVVLGDRGEMFAAAVAANYLNIPVAHIHGGEISGHVDGILRHAITKLSHIHFAATRKSAERIISMGEDRNRVYLVGAPALDRILKSDYTSKKELRDKYGFSDEKLILVIQHPVLSEIKEAAFQMKETMYAAVSFKLPVMVIYPNADAGGRQMIAVIKKYSKVPYVEIYKSIPHRDYLGVLRIASVIVGNSSSAIIEAPSFNLPAVNIGSRQAGREQAANVINVNCKKAKIKAAIKKSVYNRNLRESVKKCKNPYGNGTASDKIVKIISGVKFDLNLMQKRITY; encoded by the coding sequence ATGAAAAAGAAAATCTGCGTTGTTACCGGAACAAGGGCTGATTACGGAATATACTATCCTGTTTTGAGTAAGATAAAAAATGACAGGGATTTACAGTTGAGCATCGTTGCGACAGGTATGCATTTGATGAAAGAATTTGGTTACACCGTTAAAGATATTGAAGAAGACGGTTTTAAAGTAAATAGCAGAGTGGATATTTCGTATAGCAAAGATACCGGTGAGGCAATGGCGTATTCGGTGGGTCAGGCAGTCGGGAAATTCGCGCATGTTTTTAACCGAATTAAGCCGGATATTGTTGTCGTTCTAGGAGATAGAGGCGAGATGTTTGCCGCCGCCGTGGCGGCCAATTATCTTAATATACCGGTGGCGCATATCCATGGTGGTGAAATATCAGGCCATGTCGACGGCATTTTGAGGCACGCAATAACAAAGTTGTCACATATACATTTTGCGGCAACTCGCAAAAGTGCGGAAAGAATAATTAGTATGGGGGAAGATAGAAACAGGGTTTATTTGGTAGGAGCGCCGGCATTAGATAGGATTTTAAAAAGCGATTATACTTCCAAAAAAGAATTAAGGGATAAATATGGTTTTTCGGACGAAAAATTGATTCTTGTCATCCAGCATCCGGTTTTATCTGAAATAAAAGAAGCCGCTTTCCAGATGAAAGAGACAATGTATGCCGCAGTAAGTTTTAAATTGCCTGTCATGGTTATTTATCCAAATGCTGACGCCGGCGGCCGGCAAATGATAGCGGTTATAAAAAAATACAGCAAAGTACCGTATGTTGAAATATATAAGAGCATTCCGCATAGAGATTATCTTGGAGTTTTGCGCATAGCGTCGGTTATAGTGGGAAATTCTTCGAGCGCGATAATTGAAGCCCCTTCTTTTAACTTACCGGCAGTGAACATAGGCAGCAGGCAAGCGGGCAGAGAGCAGGCAGCGAATGTTATAAATGTCAATTGTAAAAAAGCTAAAATTAAGGCGGCGATAAAAAAATCTGTTTATAACAGAAATCTCAGAGAGTCAGTTAAAAAGTGTAAAAATCCTTATGGCAATGGGACAGCAAGCGATAAAATTGTTAAAATCATCAGCGGTGTTAAATTTGATTTGAATCTTATGCAAAAAAGGATAACTTATTAA